A section of the Spirosoma pollinicola genome encodes:
- the pseC gene encoding UDP-4-amino-4,6-dideoxy-N-acetyl-beta-L-altrosamine transaminase codes for MKQFNNIPYGRQHITDEDIAAVAEVLRGPFLTQGPHIGAFETAFSNYIGCQYSIAVANGTAALHLCCMALGVTEGTRVITTPITFSASANCVRYCGGDVFFADIDPATALLDINAVRTLIEKHPKGYFSGIIPVDFAGYPVDMAAFRELADEHGLWLLEDSCHSPGGSFTDTKTIDHRCGDGSLADLAIFSYHPVKHIAAGEGGMITTNNEALYKHLLRLRTHGITNKPAEFTEPYPGEPERGGWYMELQELGYNYRLTDMQAALGNSQLTRVDAMLARRQQIAKRYDDAFAGTSVTTIIPPASVTHAYHLYVIQVADRKGLYDSLRTQNIMAQVHYIPVHLMPYYRQFGWKPGDFPNAEHYYARCLSLPMFPTLTDDEQTFVIDSVLAYCQ; via the coding sequence GTGAAACAATTTAATAACATTCCATACGGTCGTCAGCACATTACCGACGAAGATATTGCCGCCGTTGCCGAAGTGCTGCGCGGGCCGTTTCTGACGCAGGGGCCACATATTGGCGCGTTTGAGACTGCTTTTTCCAACTACATCGGCTGCCAGTATTCTATAGCTGTTGCCAATGGCACGGCTGCCTTACACTTGTGTTGCATGGCGCTCGGCGTAACAGAAGGTACACGGGTCATTACCACGCCCATCACCTTCTCGGCTTCGGCCAACTGTGTGCGCTACTGCGGGGGCGACGTTTTCTTCGCCGACATTGACCCCGCAACCGCCCTGCTCGACATTAATGCCGTTCGGACATTGATCGAAAAGCACCCTAAAGGCTATTTCTCGGGGATTATTCCGGTCGATTTTGCGGGCTACCCGGTCGATATGGCTGCCTTCCGTGAATTGGCCGATGAACATGGATTGTGGCTTCTGGAAGACAGTTGCCACTCACCGGGAGGTTCATTTACCGATACGAAGACTATTGACCACCGGTGTGGCGATGGCTCACTGGCCGACCTTGCTATATTCAGTTATCACCCGGTTAAGCACATTGCGGCTGGCGAAGGCGGCATGATTACCACCAATAACGAAGCCCTCTACAAACACCTGCTCCGGCTCAGAACCCACGGCATCACCAACAAACCCGCTGAGTTTACGGAGCCATATCCCGGCGAGCCCGAACGGGGCGGCTGGTACATGGAATTGCAAGAGCTTGGCTACAATTACCGCCTGACCGATATGCAGGCCGCGCTGGGAAACAGCCAGTTGACCCGTGTAGACGCCATGCTGGCCCGTCGGCAGCAGATCGCGAAACGGTACGACGACGCGTTTGCCGGAACCTCCGTTACGACCATTATTCCACCGGCTAGTGTAACCCATGCCTATCACCTATATGTAATTCAGGTGGCAGACCGCAAAGGATTATATGACTCGCTGCGAACCCAAAACATCATGGCGCAGGTGCATTACATTCCGGTTCACCTGATGCCGTATTATCGGCAATTCGGCTGGAAACCCGGCGACTTTCCGAACGCAGAGCATTACTACGCTCGTTGCTTGAGCCTACCCATGTTTCCGACGTTGACCGATGACGAACAAACGTTTGTTATTGACTCAGTGCTGGCTTATTGTCAGTAA
- the pseG gene encoding UDP-2,4-diacetamido-2,4,6-trideoxy-beta-L-altropyranose hydrolase, which translates to MNQLLFRADGNAKIGLGHIMRCLALANMLTGKFSMRFALVDPSPDVRLLIERAGLAIISLPETTQQATFLEQIKPEEVVVLDGYAFDEAFQQSVRSRAKKLVFIDDLVSGHQVADLIINHAGGVSETDYEAEPYTQFYFGPHYALLRPEFLRPEVFGPPPANGTIFVSLGGADPHNTSLTVLEAIRQVDAQLPVHIILGPFHPDRAAVEAFSRQLPNLTILQNLSATQMVEEVKACHLAITACSTIAYEVCAINRPLITVVTADNQARLAQFLSDEKLALSVNFPTLLTRLTPVLALDQMVKLSIQGAQFSPETVAESLVNQRRFFDGRSPERFRTLFQQVAQE; encoded by the coding sequence ATGAACCAACTACTTTTTCGTGCCGATGGCAACGCTAAAATTGGCTTAGGGCACATCATGAGATGCCTGGCACTCGCCAACATGCTGACCGGCAAATTTTCCATGCGCTTTGCCCTCGTTGATCCCAGTCCAGACGTTCGTTTGTTGATCGAGCGAGCGGGTTTAGCCATCATCTCGCTACCAGAAACCACGCAGCAAGCCACCTTTCTGGAGCAAATCAAGCCGGAGGAAGTCGTCGTTCTGGATGGCTATGCCTTCGATGAAGCGTTTCAGCAATCAGTCCGTTCGAGGGCAAAAAAATTGGTTTTTATCGATGATCTGGTAAGCGGCCATCAGGTAGCCGACCTGATCATTAATCATGCGGGTGGCGTTTCCGAAACGGATTACGAGGCAGAACCCTATACACAATTCTATTTTGGCCCACATTACGCCCTGCTTCGGCCCGAGTTTTTAAGGCCGGAGGTGTTTGGTCCGCCCCCCGCCAACGGGACGATTTTCGTTAGCCTGGGTGGGGCCGACCCACACAACACATCGCTTACCGTGTTGGAAGCAATTCGGCAGGTCGATGCTCAATTGCCAGTCCATATTATTCTTGGGCCATTTCATCCAGATCGGGCTGCTGTCGAAGCGTTCAGTCGTCAACTGCCAAACCTGACGATTTTACAAAATCTCAGTGCTACGCAAATGGTGGAAGAAGTAAAGGCCTGTCATCTGGCCATTACGGCTTGCAGCACGATTGCTTACGAAGTTTGCGCCATAAATCGCCCCCTCATTACGGTAGTAACTGCCGACAATCAGGCGCGGCTGGCGCAGTTTCTGTCTGACGAAAAGCTGGCCTTGTCCGTCAATTTCCCAACGTTGCTGACCCGCTTAACGCCTGTTCTGGCGTTGGATCAGATGGTAAAGCTGTCTATTCAGGGCGCTCAATTTTCGCCCGAAACAGTAGCGGAGTCGTTAGTGAACCAGCGTCGTTTTTTTGATGGTCGCTCCCCCGAACGATTTCGGACTTTATTTCAACAGGTAGCGCAGGAGTAG
- the pseI gene encoding pseudaminic acid synthase, with protein MTQDQPIQVAHYTISPMHRPFVIAEMSGNHNQSLERALEIVDAVADAGAHALKLQTYTPDTITFNGASEEFYIRDAKSLWADKNLYKLYQDAYTPWEWHKPIFEHAKKRGMIAFSSPFDTTAVDFLESLEVPLYKIASFENTDHILLKKVARTGKPVIMSTGVATVADLDESVKVLRKNGCKDLILLKCTSTYPATPETTNLLTIPHMRQLFDVPVGLSDHTMGIGAAVAAVALGAVVLEKHVTLRRADGGVDSAFSLEPDELKNLVIETERAHLAMGQVSYTLTPKEAKSLQFKRSLYIVRDVKAGESFTPENVRSIRPANGLHTRYYDDILGKTATTDITAGTALAWGLINSERVNE; from the coding sequence ATGACACAAGATCAACCCATTCAGGTTGCCCATTATACCATTAGTCCGATGCATCGGCCATTTGTTATCGCCGAAATGTCGGGCAACCACAACCAGTCGCTGGAGCGGGCGCTGGAAATTGTCGATGCCGTAGCTGATGCCGGTGCCCATGCACTCAAACTTCAGACCTACACGCCCGACACCATTACGTTCAATGGCGCATCGGAGGAGTTTTACATTCGTGATGCCAAGTCGCTCTGGGCCGACAAAAATCTGTACAAACTATATCAGGACGCCTATACGCCCTGGGAGTGGCACAAACCCATTTTTGAGCATGCCAAAAAGCGCGGCATGATTGCCTTCAGCTCACCATTCGACACAACGGCGGTCGATTTTCTGGAGTCGCTGGAGGTACCGCTCTATAAAATCGCTTCGTTTGAGAATACCGATCATATCCTGCTCAAGAAAGTAGCCCGCACCGGTAAACCGGTCATCATGAGCACGGGTGTAGCTACTGTTGCCGACCTCGACGAATCGGTAAAGGTGCTACGGAAAAACGGGTGCAAAGACCTCATTTTATTGAAGTGTACCAGTACCTACCCCGCCACGCCTGAAACGACAAATCTGCTTACCATTCCGCACATGCGGCAGTTGTTCGATGTGCCCGTTGGCCTGTCTGACCACACAATGGGCATTGGAGCCGCTGTAGCCGCTGTGGCTTTGGGCGCCGTTGTCCTCGAAAAGCACGTTACCCTGCGCCGGGCCGATGGTGGTGTAGACTCTGCGTTTTCGCTGGAGCCGGATGAGTTAAAAAACCTAGTTATCGAAACCGAGCGGGCTCATCTGGCTATGGGGCAGGTGAGTTACACACTTACGCCCAAGGAGGCCAAAAGTCTGCAATTCAAGCGGTCGTTATACATTGTGCGCGACGTAAAAGCGGGCGAATCCTTCACGCCCGAAAACGTCCGCAGCATACGCCCGGCCAACGGTTTGCACACCCGCTACTACGACGACATCCTCGGCAAAACCGCCACCACCGACATTACGGCGGGCACGGCACTGGCGTGGGGTTTAATAAATAGCGAAAGAGTGAACGAGTGA
- a CDS encoding lipopolysaccharide biosynthesis protein, producing MGIIKRQTIQNSLYAYAGVVVGFLTQGIWFPNMFSTAQIGLLTLLISLAMVLSQASNLGINGAGGRYFPYFRNADKQHNGYLLIASLTTFVGFCVCVLALWLARPWVIEFYQKDSSLFVEYYYLLIPLTLFTVYFTVFDNYARLLYDPVTGTLLQQFVQRILIAVAGGLYWLGWVTFPQFMGVWLMAFFLPLVIMIISVARDEALFFSRSFVWVDTTLRRNMMRYAGLTLTSALSTQIISTIDKVMINSSEGLGDTGVYGTASYFAAVIAIPATALYKVSGTLIAESWKINDLENIAKIYRKSCLNQLIAGCLVFVGVAANLSSVFRFLPPSYEAGYYVILWLGLGKLIDMGTGVNGTILNTSRYYTYDSLFFVALVFITIGANLYLIPRFGINGAAIGAALATMLYNLSRTLFVGFAFKMQPFTWRNIAVILVAAGVWWVAIQLPYPAPTSSKWQVILDIAWRSALITALFGGLVVTLKLSSDINQTVAGVWKRFF from the coding sequence GTGGGTATCATCAAACGGCAAACCATTCAGAATTCACTCTACGCCTATGCGGGTGTGGTTGTTGGTTTTCTGACGCAGGGCATCTGGTTTCCGAATATGTTCAGCACAGCGCAAATTGGTTTGCTAACCTTGCTGATTTCGCTGGCAATGGTTCTGTCGCAAGCCTCAAATCTGGGCATAAACGGCGCAGGTGGGCGTTATTTCCCATACTTCCGCAACGCCGATAAACAGCATAACGGTTATTTACTCATCGCCAGTTTGACCACATTCGTTGGATTCTGCGTTTGTGTACTCGCGTTGTGGCTGGCACGCCCCTGGGTCATTGAGTTTTACCAGAAAGACTCGTCCCTGTTTGTCGAATATTATTATCTCCTCATTCCACTGACTCTTTTTACAGTTTATTTTACTGTTTTCGACAACTATGCCCGGCTGCTCTACGACCCCGTTACGGGAACACTCCTGCAACAGTTTGTTCAACGCATTCTGATTGCCGTAGCGGGTGGCTTATACTGGCTCGGATGGGTTACGTTTCCACAATTTATGGGTGTTTGGCTGATGGCGTTTTTTCTGCCATTAGTGATTATGATTATCAGCGTAGCCCGCGACGAAGCCCTGTTTTTCAGCCGTAGTTTTGTGTGGGTCGACACTACGTTGCGCCGAAACATGATGCGCTACGCCGGACTGACGCTCACCTCAGCCCTTTCAACACAGATTATCTCTACGATTGATAAAGTAATGATCAATAGTTCGGAGGGTTTGGGCGATACCGGTGTTTATGGAACGGCCTCGTATTTTGCCGCTGTTATTGCCATTCCTGCTACGGCCCTGTATAAAGTTTCCGGTACGCTTATTGCCGAATCATGGAAAATAAACGACCTGGAAAACATCGCGAAAATTTACCGCAAAAGCTGTTTAAATCAGTTGATTGCGGGCTGTCTGGTGTTTGTGGGTGTAGCAGCCAATTTATCCAGTGTATTTCGTTTTTTGCCACCAAGCTATGAAGCAGGCTACTACGTAATCTTGTGGCTGGGACTTGGCAAACTCATCGACATGGGCACCGGTGTAAACGGAACGATCCTGAATACATCCCGCTATTACACCTACGACTCCTTGTTTTTTGTCGCGCTTGTTTTCATCACCATTGGGGCCAATTTGTATTTGATACCTCGTTTCGGTATCAACGGCGCGGCTATTGGAGCCGCGCTCGCCACTATGCTGTATAATCTTAGCCGGACGCTGTTTGTGGGCTTTGCGTTTAAAATGCAGCCCTTTACCTGGCGAAACATCGCGGTTATTCTGGTAGCCGCTGGTGTCTGGTGGGTGGCGATTCAACTACCCTACCCCGCCCCAACATCATCCAAATGGCAGGTTATTCTGGACATTGCGTGGCGGTCGGCACTCATTACGGCATTATTTGGTGGGCTGGTCGTAACGCTCAAACTGTCATCCGACATTAACCAGACGGTGGCAGGTGTATGGAAACGTTTTTTCTAA
- the pseF gene encoding pseudaminic acid cytidylyltransferase yields MSNIAIITARGGSKRIPRKNIRPFLGKPILAYVIDAAQQSGLFDEVMVSTDDDEIAAIARQYGASVPFFRNAETADDYATTAQVLHEVLSQYEQQGLVFDYACCLYPTAPFVTPQLLRHALTTLTDRQFDSVYPVQPFSFPIQRAVLLRDAKVQWFQPEHALTRSQDLEPAYHDAGQFYFFQVKSFQRSQRLISDNSGGIIISELEAHDIDNEIDWQVAEMKFQLRAKL; encoded by the coding sequence ATGAGCAACATAGCTATCATCACCGCAAGGGGCGGCAGCAAGCGGATTCCCCGAAAAAACATTCGTCCTTTTCTGGGCAAGCCCATTCTGGCCTACGTCATCGATGCAGCCCAACAATCGGGCTTATTCGATGAGGTGATGGTGTCTACCGACGACGACGAAATTGCCGCCATTGCCCGGCAATACGGGGCGTCGGTTCCGTTTTTTCGGAACGCTGAAACCGCCGATGATTACGCGACAACGGCCCAGGTTCTGCATGAAGTATTATCCCAGTACGAGCAGCAGGGACTGGTTTTCGATTATGCCTGTTGCCTCTACCCTACCGCGCCTTTCGTTACGCCCCAGCTATTGCGGCATGCGTTGACGACTCTAACCGACAGGCAATTCGACTCGGTATATCCCGTTCAGCCCTTTAGCTTCCCAATACAGCGAGCCGTTTTACTGCGTGATGCGAAAGTCCAGTGGTTCCAGCCCGAACATGCCCTGACGCGTTCACAAGATTTAGAACCGGCTTACCATGATGCAGGGCAATTTTATTTTTTCCAGGTCAAGTCATTCCAGCGAAGTCAACGCTTGATAAGCGATAATTCGGGAGGCATTATCATTTCTGAATTGGAAGCCCATGATATTGATAATGAGATAGATTGGCAAGTGGCAGAGATGAAATTTCAATTGAGAGCCAAGCTGTAA
- a CDS encoding GNAT family N-acetyltransferase, whose amino-acid sequence MLTYRTAQPADARLYFDWANDPDTRRQSFSSTPISLETHTAWFTRKLTDPNALLLVFTNEAGHPVGQVRFERTPIADMPDEIIIGVSVDAHYRGKGLAAQLIAQGCAICRKNWGAVTIHAYIKPENAASVHAFDRAGFRLSGESGKFGVSGQDKPCLLYTKTL is encoded by the coding sequence ATGCTCACGTACAGAACTGCCCAACCTGCCGACGCTCGGCTTTATTTCGACTGGGCCAACGATCCCGATACCCGGCGGCAGTCGTTTAGCTCGACACCTATTTCGTTAGAGACACACACCGCCTGGTTTACCCGAAAACTGACCGACCCAAATGCGTTGCTGCTTGTGTTTACCAATGAAGCTGGCCACCCTGTTGGGCAAGTGCGCTTTGAACGAACACCCATTGCCGATATGCCCGACGAAATTATTATTGGCGTATCGGTCGATGCGCATTATCGGGGCAAAGGTCTGGCCGCTCAGCTTATTGCTCAGGGCTGTGCCATATGTCGTAAGAACTGGGGTGCCGTAACGATTCATGCCTACATCAAGCCCGAGAATGCGGCCTCCGTACATGCCTTTGACCGGGCTGGTTTCAGATTGTCGGGCGAAAGCGGTAAATTTGGTGTCTCCGGCCAGGATAAGCCGTGTTTGCTTTATACTAAAACCCTATAG
- a CDS encoding FkbM family methyltransferase — MWVFRFLFTETARLLRSAEGRRLLGLALRYGSKPRNQPVDVSFGNYKFRVPDALSFVWQFREIFVDEFYRFDTTSLTPVIFDCGTNIGTSVVYFRQTYPNARIVAFEADEQISAILQNNLQQNQITGIEVVTKAVWTNDEGILFGSDQADSASIFSQTDQKLVPSVRLRDVLLRETRIDMLKMDIEGAETAVLTDCHDALAHVQNLFVEFHAYLDHSQTLAEVMKVLEESGFRYYINTSQYRHAPLVNHRYKGNDSMDLQLNIFAYRN; from the coding sequence ATGTGGGTTTTTAGATTTTTATTTACCGAAACAGCCCGGCTTTTGCGCTCGGCAGAGGGCCGTCGGCTACTGGGATTAGCTTTGCGCTATGGTAGCAAACCGCGCAATCAGCCAGTTGATGTTTCGTTTGGGAACTACAAATTCCGGGTGCCAGACGCGCTTTCGTTCGTTTGGCAGTTTCGGGAGATTTTCGTGGATGAGTTTTACCGATTTGATACCACGAGTTTAACACCCGTCATTTTCGATTGCGGTACGAACATTGGTACAAGTGTCGTGTATTTCCGACAGACCTACCCCAACGCTCGTATTGTCGCGTTTGAGGCCGACGAGCAGATCAGCGCCATTTTGCAGAATAACTTACAGCAAAACCAGATTACGGGTATTGAGGTCGTTACGAAAGCCGTCTGGACAAATGACGAAGGCATCTTGTTTGGCAGCGATCAGGCCGACTCGGCCTCTATTTTCTCGCAAACCGACCAAAAGCTGGTGCCCTCTGTCCGGCTGCGGGATGTTCTCTTGCGCGAAACCCGCATCGATATGCTCAAAATGGACATCGAAGGGGCCGAAACCGCCGTATTAACCGATTGCCACGATGCACTTGCCCACGTTCAAAATCTGTTCGTCGAATTTCATGCCTACCTCGACCATTCGCAAACGCTGGCCGAGGTGATGAAGGTGCTGGAAGAAAGTGGTTTTCGGTATTACATCAACACCAGCCAGTACCGCCACGCGCCCCTGGTGAACCATCGCTACAAAGGCAACGACAGCATGGATTTACAATTGAATATCTTTGCGTACAGAAACTAG